The Nostoc sp. PCC 7524 nucleotide sequence GATTTTGAGATTTTAGCTGATATGTATCCAAGAGGTTATTATTAACTGCTCTTAAATTGCCAACATACTTTGTCTTCCAAGCCATTTTTACAGAGTGGGGGCTAGCTATATGTATTAATGCTGCCGTTCCCATCAGATTATCAGCAGTTTCAAACCCAGAATTTCCTTTACCAATAATTAAGACTTTTTGATTAATAAAATCTTCAGGATTGATGGATACATCTGCGTAGTTTTCTGCGAGTTCTATACCTGGTATTGATGGTATGTATGGCTGAGAAATTCCTGTGGCAATGATCAGCCGTTCTGCACAATAAACGTTATCATTGCTGTCTACAACAAAGAATTTATCTCCTTTGCTAATCTTGACGACTCTGGAACCATATTTAATATTGAGATGAAAATGTTCAGCAAAATCGCCCAGGTAATTTACTAAAGCATCTGTATGCGGGAAATACTCTTTACTGTAATTTTTAAACTGCATCTCTTGACTATCATTTAGTAGAGAATTCCAGTCCCATCTCAAATTTATTTCTGGATCAGAATAGCCGGTATAAACCTTATTAATTGAAATTAGTTTTTGATGGCGAGGAAATTTTTTGAAAAAAGTTCCTGGACTATCGCCTGCTTCTAAAATCATGTAATTGTGATTAGCTTTTTCCAGGTAATAGCCCAGTTGTAATCCAGCCGGACCCGCACCAATAATCAGATATTCTAACTGTGCCACTAAATTTATGCTTGCCATAATTTGAGGTGAATGTAGTATTTCTAACAAGTTGAACGTCTTAGCAATTATCTAGAGAAATGGGCTTTATTTTACCCCCCTTAGCAAAAGAGGGGTAAAATATACTGTTGATTCACATAGAAATGGTATTAGCCTACTGATTGTGCTATCAAAGGTTGAGTAATAGAGCATTTCTCTGCATAATTCATCATTTCTTGCATAGCTTCTGTGAACACTTCAAATACTTTCTCTACTATTTCAAGTGCTTTAGCGTTTTGTTCTTCAGTTAGATTTATATTGGCAATAAACTCCTCTATACCCTGTGTTCCAGTAGTGTGGCCAGTTTCTACACGCAAATGATATGCACCGAAATAACGATAACTTTTATCAGTAATTTCTTGCAGTTCTGCTGATACTTTTGCAGTGCAAGATAATGCTACATTTCCAGTTGCTTCTATTGCCTCAAGTGCTGCCAGTACAACCACAGGTTCTGCTTGAAAAGCGTATAGTGCAATCTGATGACATACTTGACGTGTTTTCCTTGTTTCTTCACCCCAGAAAAATCTCATGGCTTCACTAAATTTCATGGAATAATTCAAACCTAATTTTTCCAGGTCTTCTAAAAACCATGCCCAGTGATGATCATCTTCATAGGTGTGCTTGTTAATTATTGCTTGAATAGGATCATTGGTTGGTTCTTTTCGCAGATCATATTTATTCAATTCTCCAAATCCCATTGCAAAGGGAGCTACACAGGGAACCCAAGCAAGTCTTTGCATTGGATCTATGGTTGTATCTTGCAAGAACTCAAATAATGGTAACTTAGCGAATTCTTGCTTTCTTTGTTCAACTAATGCTAGAACTTCTTTCATTTTAATTACCCAATCCTTTAATAATTTAGTGTGAGCTAAATTGCCGATAACAAGCCATTTATTCAAAATGTAGTTTTCTTTGAATCAGGAGAGCAAAAGAAAATGCTACTGCTTCAATCAGCTATGTTAAGTAGTGTTTTACTGCCTCACATAGTTTGTTTGGAATTAGGTTTTATTCCTATTACTTAAGTGAACCTACTTAAGTATTTTTTTATATTTTTGTTAAAAAGGTAACTGTAATTTTATTTAACTATTTAGTTATTTAAAACAATAATTATACAAAGTATTAAAAAATACTAATTTGCAAGAAGTTTCTTAAGTGTATTTTCGTAGCGTTTGATTTTCTTTTTAGAATAAACATATTTTGATCACCTCAAACCTTAAGAAACCCTTTAGTTTGAGGTTGCTTGCGTATTATTACTTAGTTTTCTGATAATTGAGTATTTATTGTAGCTAATATAACTAAATGTAACAGTAGCTTTACATTAATGTTATGTAATCATGACATAATTATTGGCTTACAAAGCCTTCGATAAGTTGTCTGGTAACTAAGCATACAGAAACTATGCCATTATCTACACTATTTTCCAGCTCAGGATAGATGCGAATTCCTGCAAACTTTTAATAGTAATAAATTATACTAAGTTAGAAATTAGTCATAAATCTGCGTGAAAATACTCTAAAAGATGGATGAAAATTAACAAAACATTTGATAATAAATAGTTAGACGAGAAGGTATTTATTTATTTACGCTGAACTGCGTAGTATTTTTTGCAATTGAATTTATATGTGCTGAAGTTTACAGACCAGCAAATATTAGGTTGTTGATTAGTTTATACCTAAGCAAGGCAAATTTTCCCAGATTTGGTAGGTATCTCTGGGATTGAGAGCAATTTCTATGTACTATATGTTTGTGAAAGCGTTGACTAAGGTTGTGAAGATCCCTTTTGTGTGGGCAAGTTCAAATTTTCAGCGATCGCATAAAAATAAGGTTGAAAGATCGCTAAATTTTCCAGCTTGTCAAAGCTACCTGTCACTGAACCTGGATCAAAAGATGTGGTAATGACGTACAGTTGCTTACCATCGTAGGTGACATGGCCAATCTGTTGCTCTTGTACTCCCCCATCGGGTTTGATACCTACGAAACCATAGCGGAGAGCAGGTAGTTCACCAATTGTTGTCTGTTGGGGTGGATAAGTAGAAAGAATAATTTTCTCAGCTTTGGCGGCTTGACGATCTTTGGTGATAGTAGAGTATAAGTCTGCAACCCAAGCTTGCAAAGCTTTGATGACTTTATTTTGGTACTCAGGATTTTGGAGATCTACCGGAGAACCGAAAGGAATACCAACTTCTGTTAAGTGCTTTTGGAAATCTGGATTGTTTGTTACTGGGTAAATTCCCATTTCCACTGTACCCAACAGTTTCCCATTGGCTGAAACACATAACAAAGAAACATTATCTTTACAAGGTAAAACTTCCCAGCCATTGGGAGATGAAGTTTTACCTAACAGTTTTTGCCAAGTATTTTCTGCTCTGGTATTGGGATTACTTGGGGGAGTAGTGGGAGGTGTAGCTGTGGGAGTAGGCGTTGGTAGATTATTGGATGGTGTTACTTGCTCTCTAGACAATTGGGGTAAAACAAATTTAGCCCCTACTGGGATTAAAACTAATAAAACAGCAGCAATGAGAAGATGATAAACACGTAACATTTTCTGAAAAACCCAAATAAAAAGATTGCATCGAGTTCGTAGTAAGGACTTTAGTCCTAACAGAAGGACTGAAGTCCTTACTACAAACCTTTAACGACAAGAATAATTTAATCGAGTTGATATTTTGTAATATTTACATTAACGCTATTAACGCCAGTAACGCTCTCAATTAAAGAGAGCGTTACTACTAGATATATATTTAAGCTAGTTGATGCTTGTCAAATGATGTGTAGCTTATCTGTAGCGAGAGCGGTTTCTATGGTTTTGCTTGTGTCTAGCAATTGCTTTGCGCTTTTCTTTTTCTAAGGGTGTTTCAAAGTGACGTTTCTTTCTCATATCTTGGAAAATTCCCGCTTTGGAAACTTCCCGTTTAAATCTTCGTAATGCTGACTCAATCCCTTCGTTCTCCCCTAAAACTACTTGTGTCATTCTCATTCCTCCTTGATGTGGATGAATCGTTGAAGACTGGAGACAAAAAAATATTCCAGCAGAGTCGAGCCTTTGGCTTTATCTGCTGGAGACTCTGGAGTTTCTGTTCTGGAAGCTTTAGTAGCGCCGATTGCTGCGGTTGTTGTTACCCCAGCCACCACTACGAGAAGAACTTCTTTCTTCACGGGGTTTAGCCTTGTTCACCTTAAGATCCCGCCCCATCCATTCAGCACCATCAAGGGCTTCAATGGCGGCGGTTTCTTCAGCCTCTGTTTCCATTTCTACAAAGGCAAAACCACGAGGACGACCAGTTTCCCGATCAGTGGGTAGCTGTACACGATTAACCTTCCCATACTCTGCGAAGGCACGCTTCAGGTCTTCCTCTGTAACTTGATAAGACAAGTTACCGATGTAAATTGACATACAATGTCTCCGAATTGAACAAGTGTAGAGAGTTAAATTCGGAGAGACGCTTTTTAGAAATCAAAAGGAGTTACTCAACCGAAAATAATTCTTATATCCACCAGCATAGCACGATGATTCAATATTAGCTCTTTTAGATTAGTATCTTGGCGCAAAAATCTTAGGACAGTGTGTTGACATACCAATTGCCCTAAATTTAGCCATTTGCTAACTGAGCTAATATTCTGGCTGCTTGTTGACACAAGATGTCGTGATGTTGACTATTGCTAGCTAGTAAATCACCCCACTGATTGATATCACCAGTGTTGTATTGTAATAAATTACCATTGAAATGGGTAAAATTGCCACCAGCTTCGAGCAAAATTAGTTCTGGTGCTGCTATGTCCCAATCTTTGGGGGCAGACTTTCCAGAAAGGGAAATGTAAATGTCTGCTTGTTGTTCCAGAATTGTGACAATTTTACAACCGACGCTGCCCACGGCTTTTTGATTGCCAAAGGGTAAATTTTGCAAGAGATAATCTAATCTGTGATTACGGTGAGAACGACTCACAACTACAGTTAAATTCTCCAAATTTTGGTTGTGGTAATTTGATGATAGTTGCACAGGTATAACAGCACCATTGCGGGTTTCTGCAAATGTACCTCCGCCTTTGGTAGCGTAATATAACTTGTCTTTTTCTGGCACTACTACTACGGCTAGGACTGGCCTATGTTCATGGACTAAAGCAATGTGAATGGCATAGTCCCCAGTTTTGTCGATAAAGTCCCGTGTCCCATCTAAAGGATCAATCACCCATACCCAAGCAGGTGTAGGCTGTGCATTTTCTAGATCGATTTGGGTTTTATAGGTTTCTTCGCTGATATATGCAAAATCTTCTAGCCCCAAGGCGGCTTGTAGTTTCTGTAATATGTATTGACTGGTGGCTACATCCGCAACGGTGACAGGCTCATTCTGTTTGTACTGTACGTCAAGGTTGGGATCTTTGGCTGTACCGTGATAGTAAGATTGTAGTATGTCTGCTGCTCCCCAACCGACTGCACGGGCGATCGCCAGTATTTCTTGTAAATCTTTCATGCTATTTACTGTGTCCTTAAATCCATCCAGCGACGCGTACCAAAATATTTACAAGCTCTGGCAGCAACTTTCGCGGCTTGTTCCAGGGCATCACTAAAGCTAGCTTGTAAAATATAGTGGCAAAAAGCACCGTGAAAAATATCTCCAGCCCCTAGTGTATCAACTGCCTGGATAGGAGGTACAGCGATCGCGCCAGATTGACCATGACTTGAGTAGGCAATTGGCTGTTCTCCGTGGGTAATGGCGATGTGGGGAATTCTCAAGGCGTGGAGATAGGCGAAAACTTCAGACTCGGAGTGACAGTTGGGGGGGTGAAAGTTAGCTGAACAAATGGCGTAATCTACTAATGGCAAGACTTGCTCAAATCCTGGTTTCCAACTACCACCATCAATGACGATAGGGAGATGATGAGCCTTGGCCATTTGGGCGATCGCATATCCTACGGCCATTTGATGTCCATCTATCAAGATGATATCTATATTATCTAAGATATCTGGTGGAATAGAGGTGCTATTGGCTTGAGTTTTGACAGCGTTGATGGAAATGACCGCCCGTTCCCCGGTGGTTTGGGTGACAATAATTGAAGATACAGGTGGAGGTGTATTGATACTGGGTTCCAGATCAGCGATCGCTACATTATATTTAGTTAAATCCCCCCGAATTAACTGCGTCATCGGGTGTGAACCCAACACACCTAAAACTGTAGCTTGATTACCGAAATAACTAAAAGTTACAGCCGCATTAGTAGCCGGGCCGCCTGCTGCTACAGTGTAGTCAGATGCAACTAACTTTTGATTAGTTTGCGGGGCAGATTCCGCTAAATAAATTAAGTCTAAAGTGATTAAACCGATGAATAAACAGTGATTGATCATTAGGTAATAGGTAATAGGCAATAGGCAATAGGCAATAGGCAATAGTTATTCTCCCCTGCTTCCCCTGCTTCCCCTGCTTTCCCAGTCCCCAGTCCCCAATCCCTCATGCAGACAGATCCCAAACCAGCAACACTATATATAGTTGGTACACCCATTGGTAACTTAGAAGATATCACCTTTAGGGCGGTGCGGATTTTGCAGAATGTGGATTTGATTGCTGCGGAAGATACGCGCCATACGGGGAAACTGCTACAACATTTACAGGTGAAAACACCACAGATAAGCTATCACGAGCATAATCAGAGTAGTCGTATCCCAGAATTATTAGAGCATCTGCACAGTGGCAAAGCGATCGCTCTAGTTAGTGATGCGGGGATGCCAGGAATTTCTGATCCAGGGTATGAATTGGTGCAGGCTTGCATTGAGGCAAAGATTTCTGTAGTTCCTATCCCTGGTGCAAGTGCAGCGATTACAGCGTTGAGTGCGGCGGGTTTGCCAACAGATAAGTTTGTGTTTGAGGGTTTTTTACCTGCGAAAAGTCAGCAACGGCGAGAATATTTAGAGACTTTACAGACAGAATCCCGCACTATAATTTTCTACGAATCACCCCACCGTTTGCGGGATACTTTACAAGATTTAGCAGAGATTTGGGGAAGCGATCGCCAAATTGTCCTGGCACGGGAGTTAACTAAATTGTATGAGGAATTTTGGCGAGGTAGTATTGGGGATGCGATCGCCTACTATCAACAACGGGAACCCCAAGGGGAATATACCCTAGTGATAGCAGGGAACCCACCCAGCCAACCACTACTCACAGAAGCACAATTGAAGGACGAATTAGAACAATTAATTCGTCAAGGTGTATCGCGATCGCAAGCTAGCCGACAATTAACCAAATATACTGCCCTGAACCGTCGCCAAGTTTATCAAATAGCTCTTTCGATTGTGATTAATGAAGGGAGTGGGGAGTAGGGAGTGGGGAGTAGGGGACAGAGGAGCAGAGGAGCAGAGGAGCAGAGGAGGATGTAGCATCAGCTTGTCTTACGATGGCGTAAGCCTACCCGCAGGGTGGGAGTGAGGGGAGATAAGGTAGAAAAGCTAGAATTTTTACCCAATCCCCAATCCCCAATCCCCAATTCCCAATCCCCAATCCCCAATCCCCCATCCCCATTTTTGCTAGGCTAAACTTATAGGACTGAGAGATTTGCTGCCATGTCTGTAGCTAAAGATTTAACAAACCCAGAATATGTTATCTTTCCTCCAGGGGATTTATACAGTGACGAGCCGCCTTTGGAAAGTTATCTACATTTACAGCAAATAATCCTGTTATTAACCTGCTTAGAATGGTGGTGGCAAGAACGCAATGATTTTTTTGCTGCGGGTAATCTGACGATTTTTTACAGTCCAAAACAGTTGAAATCTGAACATTTTCGCGGCCCGGATTTTTTTGTCGTGCTGGGAACGGAACGCAAACCGCGTAAAAGTTGGGTTGTCTGGGAAGAAGAAGGTAAGTATCCCAACGTCATTATCGAACTACTATCAGATTCAACTTCAGCTACAGACAAAGGCTTAAAAAAACAAATTTACCAAGATATATTTCGCACACCTGAATACTTTTGGTTTGATCCCAATAACTTAGAATTTGCTGGCTTCGTTTTACTGGCTGGTAAATACGAGCCAATAGCACCAAATCCCCAAGGTAGATTATGGAGTCAGCAGTTAGAGCTATATTTAGGGGTTGAGCAGCAAAGTTTACGCTTTTACACTGCTGACGGGGAACTTGTACCCACACCTGACGAAGTTGCACGGCAGCAGATACAGCGCGTTGAAGAAGTAAAACAGCGTGCTGAAGAAGCACAACAGCTTGTTGAACAGGAAAAACAGCGTGCTGAACAAGAAAAGCAGCGTGCTGAACAGGAAAAGCAGCGTGCTGAACAGGAAAAGCAGCGTGCTGAACAAGAAAAACTACGCAGCGATCGCTTGGAGGCGAAGCTGCGAGAATTAGGTATAGATCCAGATGCTATTTAGCTATCTTCTGGTAAAACCCATTTTGGCGGTTCCATCATTTTTTTTCGCAGACGTTCTTCTGCGATGGCTAACATTTGGTCTAAAGAAGTCTCAGCAATGAATTTTGAGGCAGCCTCTCTAAACTCAATGTTTGGGCATTTATCGCCTAAAACGCAACCGTTGACGCAGGCTTGAGCGCAGTTAATTTTCTGCTCCACAGTCAATTCCTCTCTAAATCGGGCTTTTTTCTACCCTGAAGGTAAATTTTACCTTGCTAGTTGTTTACAAATTGGTCTAAATACTTACCATTTTAGAACAAGAGTGAATAGGCAATGGCTAATAGGCAATAGGCAATAGGCAATAGGCAATAGGCAATAGGCAATAGGCAATAGGCAATAGTTTTTTCTCCCCCATCTCCCTCATCTCCCCAGTCCCCAATCCCCAATCCCTGTTACCCTATCTATATATATGCAATCTCTGGCTCAAAAGATAGCTCATGTCGCAACTGTTGGCTACAACTGGAACTATTGCCGCGATCGCTACTGCTGTTGTCCCCCAACAGGGTAGTGTAGGTATTGTCAGGGTTTCTGGTTGTCACGCAATGGGGATTGCTCAAACTTTGTTTGATGCTCCAGGCAAGCAAGTTTGGGAAAGCCACCGCATTCTTTATGGTTACATCCATCATCCCCAAACACGCCAGTTGGTAGATGAAGCTTTGTTACTCATCATGAAAGCACCCCGTTCTTATACCCGTGAGGATGTGGTGGAATTTCACTGTCATGGTGGAATTATGGCAGTGCAACAGGTATTACAATTGTGTCTGGAACATGGCGCAAGGTTGGCGCAACCGGGAGAGTTTACTCTCCGTGCCTTTTTAAATGGACGATTAGATTTAACTCAAGCGGAAAGTATCGCGGATTTAGTTGGAGCCAAATCACCCCAAGCTGCTCAAACAGCTTTAGCTGGGTTACAGGGAAAATTAGCCCATCCCATCCGTCAGTTACGCGCCAACTGTTTGGATATTTTGGCAGAAATTGAAGCTCGGATCGATTTTGAGGAAGACTTACCTCCGTTGGATGATAAACAGATAATATCAGATATTGACAGCATTGCCGGAGAAATCAGCAAGTTACTGGCAACTAAAGATAAAGGTGAACTGCTGCGTACAGGTTTAAAGGTGGCAATTGTCGGTCGGCCAAATGTCGGCAAGTCTAGCTTGTTGAATGCTTGGAGTCAGAGCGATCGCGCGATCGTGACTGACTTACCTGGGACAACCCGCGATGTTGTCGAGTCTCAGTTAGTCGTGGGGGGAATTCCTGTACAAGTGCTAGATACAGCAGGCATTCGGGACACAACAGACCAAGTAGAAAAAATTGGTGTGGAGCGATCGCGTCATGCTGCTAACACAGCAGATTTAGTCTTGTTTACCATCGATGCTGCCACAGGTTGGACAGATGGCGATCGACAAATCTATGAACAGGTGCAACACCGTCCGTTAATTCTCGTAATTAATAAAATTGATTTAGTAGAAAAGCAACGCATTCATGCTTTAGAATATCCCCATCATATAAGCCATATTGTTCACACAGCAGCCGCCCAAAATCAAGGTATTGATGCCTTAGAAACTGCAATTTTAGAGATAGTCCAAGCAGGAAAAGTACAAGCTGCTGATATGGATTTAGCTATTAATCAAAGACAAGCGGCTGCACTCACGCAGGCTAAAGTTTCTTTAGCACAAGTACAAGCAACAATTGCCCAACAATTACCCCTTGATTTTTGGACAATTGACTTAAGAGGCGCAATTCAAGCACTCGGAGAAATCACTGGGGAAGAAGTGAGTGAATCTGTACTTGATAAAATTTTTAGTAGATTTTGCATCGGTAAATAATATAACTAACACAGTATTAATATGTCTTTTATTGATGAATTGAATCATGCCAATACATTAATTGTAGGAGCTAGCCAAGGCATTGGTTTAGGTTTTGTGAAAAAATTGCTCCAAGATGACAGAATCAGCAAAATTTATGCAACCTATCGACAACCAAAATCATCTG carries:
- a CDS encoding sugar kinase — translated: MINHCLFIGLITLDLIYLAESAPQTNQKLVASDYTVAAGGPATNAAVTFSYFGNQATVLGVLGSHPMTQLIRGDLTKYNVAIADLEPSINTPPPVSSIIVTQTTGERAVISINAVKTQANSTSIPPDILDNIDIILIDGHQMAVGYAIAQMAKAHHLPIVIDGGSWKPGFEQVLPLVDYAICSANFHPPNCHSESEVFAYLHALRIPHIAITHGEQPIAYSSHGQSGAIAVPPIQAVDTLGAGDIFHGAFCHYILQASFSDALEQAAKVAARACKYFGTRRWMDLRTQ
- a CDS encoding Uma2 family endonuclease, with the translated sequence MSVAKDLTNPEYVIFPPGDLYSDEPPLESYLHLQQIILLLTCLEWWWQERNDFFAAGNLTIFYSPKQLKSEHFRGPDFFVVLGTERKPRKSWVVWEEEGKYPNVIIELLSDSTSATDKGLKKQIYQDIFRTPEYFWFDPNNLEFAGFVLLAGKYEPIAPNPQGRLWSQQLELYLGVEQQSLRFYTADGELVPTPDEVARQQIQRVEEVKQRAEEAQQLVEQEKQRAEQEKQRAEQEKQRAEQEKQRAEQEKLRSDRLEAKLRELGIDPDAI
- a CDS encoding 3'(2'),5'-bisphosphate nucleotidase CysQ family protein, which encodes MKDLQEILAIARAVGWGAADILQSYYHGTAKDPNLDVQYKQNEPVTVADVATSQYILQKLQAALGLEDFAYISEETYKTQIDLENAQPTPAWVWVIDPLDGTRDFIDKTGDYAIHIALVHEHRPVLAVVVVPEKDKLYYATKGGGTFAETRNGAVIPVQLSSNYHNQNLENLTVVVSRSHRNHRLDYLLQNLPFGNQKAVGSVGCKIVTILEQQADIYISLSGKSAPKDWDIAAPELILLEAGGNFTHFNGNLLQYNTGDINQWGDLLASNSQHHDILCQQAARILAQLANG
- a CDS encoding RNA recognition motif domain-containing protein; translated protein: MSIYIGNLSYQVTEEDLKRAFAEYGKVNRVQLPTDRETGRPRGFAFVEMETEAEETAAIEALDGAEWMGRDLKVNKAKPREERSSSRSGGWGNNNRSNRRY
- the mnmE gene encoding tRNA uridine-5-carboxymethylaminomethyl(34) synthesis GTPase MnmE — encoded protein: MSQLLATTGTIAAIATAVVPQQGSVGIVRVSGCHAMGIAQTLFDAPGKQVWESHRILYGYIHHPQTRQLVDEALLLIMKAPRSYTREDVVEFHCHGGIMAVQQVLQLCLEHGARLAQPGEFTLRAFLNGRLDLTQAESIADLVGAKSPQAAQTALAGLQGKLAHPIRQLRANCLDILAEIEARIDFEEDLPPLDDKQIISDIDSIAGEISKLLATKDKGELLRTGLKVAIVGRPNVGKSSLLNAWSQSDRAIVTDLPGTTRDVVESQLVVGGIPVQVLDTAGIRDTTDQVEKIGVERSRHAANTADLVLFTIDAATGWTDGDRQIYEQVQHRPLILVINKIDLVEKQRIHALEYPHHISHIVHTAAAQNQGIDALETAILEIVQAGKVQAADMDLAINQRQAAALTQAKVSLAQVQATIAQQLPLDFWTIDLRGAIQALGEITGEEVSESVLDKIFSRFCIGK
- the rpsU gene encoding 30S ribosomal protein S21, translating into MTQVVLGENEGIESALRRFKREVSKAGIFQDMRKKRHFETPLEKEKRKAIARHKQNHRNRSRYR
- the rsmI gene encoding 16S rRNA (cytidine(1402)-2'-O)-methyltransferase; protein product: MQTDPKPATLYIVGTPIGNLEDITFRAVRILQNVDLIAAEDTRHTGKLLQHLQVKTPQISYHEHNQSSRIPELLEHLHSGKAIALVSDAGMPGISDPGYELVQACIEAKISVVPIPGASAAITALSAAGLPTDKFVFEGFLPAKSQQRREYLETLQTESRTIIFYESPHRLRDTLQDLAEIWGSDRQIVLARELTKLYEEFWRGSIGDAIAYYQQREPQGEYTLVIAGNPPSQPLLTEAQLKDELEQLIRQGVSRSQASRQLTKYTALNRRQVYQIALSIVINEGSGE